The genome window AGAAAGCAATCTCTAAGAATGAACAGGCCAATCACAATCTCCTAGGAGCACTAGCAGACGAACGCGAGGACTTAATTATTCAGGCCTTAAATAATGGCGCTAATCCAAACCTCATCTTTAACAATAGACACTTCACCATGGCCATGGACAAGAGCTTAAACTGTAATCCAAACGTTTTAAAAGCCTTAATTAAAGCAGGGGCGTATCTTGAACTTAAAGATACGCATGGAAAGAGCGCAATGGATTATGCAAAAAGAAACGGTAGTCCAGAGTGTATAAAAATATTAAGCGATGCCGGTGTAAACTAAAAAGAAAATTGGGCCTTGGTTTTTACTTTAAGAAGAAAAGATAGGATTTTAGAACAAGAGAAAAAAACAGATTCCTGTTTTTCAGCATGGCCGGTAGAAGTGATTTGGGACTCTTTTTAAAGAACCAAGGCCGTCCAACCATTGATACTATTAATTAAGCAACGAGCGTGCCAACTTTTAAATATCCAAATTAATAATGACATAAGTAAAATCAAACACTTATTACTGGAGCAAAAAGGTCACTGAGGTCAAAATGAACTCGTTTGATAAAATGCAGAAAGGGTTCAAAACGCACACCGCGCTGCATCGTTCGCATATCTTTTGAGTTCTATGATAAGAATTTAGATAAAACTGGATCTAGTTTGGAAATAATAGATTCAACTTCTTGCGAAAATGGAGAGAGAGAAAATCGGATAACATTTGTAGCGGCCTGATCACTTAGGCCGTAAGCCTTTGCAATACGTGAAGGTTTGATAATACCAGACGCACAAGCAGAGCCACTAGAAGCACAAATTCCGGCCATATCTAGTGCCATCATAACAGTATTAATATTCTTGTCGTGCACACTGAAAAATATTGTAGTGGCATTTCTCATTTTTGCCTTAGCACCAATGATAGTAATTTTTTGGCCAAAGTTTTTAATCAGCCAATTTTCAATTTCATCTTTTACGCCTTGAGCTCTTTCAATATTTGAATGTGAAAGATTGTAATCGAGTGCAAGATTAATTGTATGAACGCTAAAGGCATTTTCAGTCCCAGAGCGCATTGCCTTTTGTTGGCCACCACCACGAATTAATGGAGTCCAACTCGCTTCTTTAGAGACAAGTGTAAAGCCGACGCCTTTAAGCGCGCCAAATTTATGACCAGAAAAAGTATAGTAATCAAGGCCAAGGTTAATCTGGTTCCAATTTTTGATTTTTCCAACAACCTGTACACAATCAACATGAACGCAAGCGCCAGTTTCTTCCTTAACTTTTAGAACCTCATCAAGATCCCACACGACACCGTTTTCATTATTCACATATGTGAAGTTAATGAGTTTCTCGCCTTTGAATTCATTTAAGGCGTCAACGACTTCTTGTCTATCAAAGTCACCCTCATGTGTTCTCAAGACGTGAAAAGTACCACCAAGAAGCTCAACGTGTTCTTTCTGATTAACCATACTCGAGTGGTCAACATCAAAGCAGAAGACATGAAAACTTTCCTTTGCTTTTAAAGCGTTAAAGCAAAAACCTTTTACAACACTATTAATGGCCTCTGTAGCGCCTGAGTGAAAAAAGACATCATACTTTGTAGCATTGAAAGTATCTTGAATTTTTTTAATGGTTTGATTAATTAAGGATTTTGATTTCTTTCCCACTTGGTGAATCGAAGCTGGATTACCAAAGTAGACGGCCCCCTCGCAAAGCCAGTCTTGAACTGGTTTAACCAAGGGGGCCGTAGCATTATAATCTAAGTAGAGATAATTATTGATTAATTTCACCTAAACCTGATCTAATTCCTGAAGCGTACTCGCTGAATGCACTTTCATTTGAAGTGTTCTGAGTAGCAGCTTCTACAGTTTGAGTAGTTTGCTCATTAGAAGTTTCCTCACCTCTAACTTCAGACTCAACCTCACCAGATTTTCTTACAAGGTCACCTAAAGAAGTTGTCGTTAGGTATTCGCTCATAATGAAACCAAGGTTTTGAAAGTAGTTCTTAGACAGGTGAAATTCAACAGTGCTTGCTTGCTCTGCTTCTGTTCCAAGAATGTCTTTAGCTGGATTAATATTTTCTCCAACACATTCAAGTACATCTTTAATTGTAATTTCTTCCATTGAACGAGCAAGAACATAACCACCACCTGGTCCTCTTACCGACTTAACAGCTTGGCCATTTCTTAGCTTTCTGAAAAGTTGTTCAAGGTAGTGAAGTGAAATGTTTTGTCTTTCTGAAATTTCCTGAAGTCTTACAGGGTTTCCGTTGCTGTGAGTAGTTAGGTCAAGCATTGCTCTAACTGCGTAGCGTCCTTTCGAAGTGAGTCTCATTGGTCTTCCTCCATAAATCCAAATGTTAAATAAAAAATTGTTTTAAACTTTAAGCAAATAAATTGTGTGCTAATTAAGGACTCGCATTCCGTGCTATCCTTTCAAGTGAAAGATTTATTCCGTTAAAATCTTTCTCATAAATATTATGTCAGCCCACAAGTCTTAAAGTCAACTTGATTTAATCAATTATTATAAAAAAATATTTTTTCTTTACTGAGGAACTAGGAAGACAGTGAGAAGTCAATAATTTCTATATGTTAGAAGAATTATCGAAGAAAATAACATGATATGCCAAACAGAGTTAATCGGTTATTTCTGCCCACTTGTTAGAAGATGTTAAAAAATAATTTTCTTTAAAAAATAGTTTCGAGAAGCGTTCTCTTCGTCTTCTTTTTTGTCATTGGTTTCAATACTTAATTGAAAATAATTGAAATCATCAGAAAGCTCACGGTAGATATCTCTGATATAATCCTTACCCCATTCAACAAGAAAGTATTTTTTCTCATCTAGGTACATTGCTAGCTCAAGGTGGATAATCTCTTCGGCCGAATCAAGACGGTAGAAGTCTGCATGGACAATATCGCCACAATCATTGATAAGGGAATATGTTGGTGAACCTGATTTATCTTCACCAAGGAAGACATTAGTAAACGTAGTCTTACCAGCACCAACTGGCCCATCAAGAATAACAACAGATGGATCACTTAATGATTCTTTTAGTTCGACAATAATATTTGAAATATCACTTTGGTAAACTTTTTTCCAATGCCTAACATCTTGATAGTCAAACAACAGGTGCTCCTTAGAATTAATTGCTTAGATATTTATTTTCCACGATAAAGATCAATAAGCAATCAAAGGCAAACCATACCTTAGTTAACTGGATGGTTTCTAAATAAATTTAACATATCCTTAGTAACATTAGAGATACCACTAAATACGGCCTGAGACACAATCCAGTGACCTATATTGTATTCAGCAAATAGTCCTCGCTCTAAAAGCGGTCTAACACTCTCCATTGTAAGGCCATGACCTGCATGGAATGCAACAGCTGAACCTTCAAGTGCTTTGAAGCACTCAACATAACTATTTAAGTGAGGATTTAAATCCCCTTCTTTCAGGAAATCGATTGCAAAAGCACCCGTATGGATTTCTACAGCATCGGCCTTAAGTTCAATGGCCTTCTTCATCACCTCTGTCGAAGCTTCAACAAAAAGAGAAATCTTCGTTTTAGGTGAATGCTCTCTTAGGTAGGCCATTGTCTGAGAAACTTTGTCATAGTTAGCAGATGATAGGTCTAGTCCACCTTCAGTTGTCTTCTCTTCTCTCTTTTCAGGAACAAGACAAATCCAATCGGGCTTAAAGTCAGCTGCGATTTCAACAATTTCTTTAGCACAACCAATTTCAAGGTTAAGTGGTTTTTCAAAGCGCTTTGTTACGGCCATAACACTAGTTAAGTCTGTATCTTGAATATGTCTTCTATCTTCACGTAAGTGAATAGTAATTTGATCAGCACCGGCCATTAAAACATCTTGGGCGGCATTTGCAACACTTGGGTAGCCTTCATCTCTTTGTTGTCTAAGAGTTGCTACGTGATCAATATTTACACCAAGTCTTGGAATCAATTTATCAGTCATTATGCAATTTCCTTTTTAAGTGCGCTTACAAGACGATCACAGACAGCATTAATTTTGTCTTCGCAACGTCCTTCAACCATAACACGAGCTAAAGGCTCAGTTCCTGAGTATCGGAAAATCACACGTCCTTCCTCTCCTAACTCTTTTTCACATGCCTTAAGTTCTGCTGCAAAAGTTGGCATCTCTTCGACCTTCTTCTTTTGTGAAACAGAAACGTTCTTTAAAACTTGTGGATATAATTCAACGTCACGAGACAATTCATTAATCGACTTCTTAAAGAAGTAAGTCGCTTCAATTGATTTAAGGGCCGCCAGTGTCCCATCACCAGTTGTTGCATGCTCTAGAAAAATAATATGTCCAGAAGGCTCTCCACCAAGCAGGGCATTCTCACTTCTCATGTATTCCATAATGTAGCGATCACCAACTGCGGTACGGTGAAACTTAAGGCCTAGCTTTTTCAAGTAGTTTTCAAGTCCAAGGTTTGACATAATAGTCCCAACTACAGTGTCACCTTTTTGAAGCTTACCTTGCTCAAGTAATAGCCTAGCAAAAATACCAATAAGTTTATCACCTTTAATGAGTCCACCATCTTTATCAATGACTTGAATACGATCAGCATCTCCATCAAGGCAGAATCCCATATCCGCACGTAGTTTTACAACTTCTTGGCTTGCAAGTGTTGGGTGTAGGCTTCCACAATTTAAATTAATATTTTGCCCATTAGGATTTACTCCTAGTGGAAAGACTTCAGCTCCGAGCTCACTCATCACAAGAGGAGCGACTTTATAACTGGCACCATTCGCACAATCAACAACGACACGCATACCAGTCAGGTCGCACTCCTCATCAATTGCAGATTTAACGTGAACAACGTAGCGTCCTTCAACTCCTTCAAGTCTTTTTGCACGGCCAATTTCGGCCCCAACCTTAGGAGGAATTAACTTAGGGTTCAGAACAAGCTCTTCAAGTTCAAGCTCTACTTCATCAGGAAGCTTAAACCCATGAGCATCAAAAAGTTTTATTCCATTATCATCGTAATCGTTATGTGAAGCCGAAATCATTACTCCAGCATCTGCACGCATTGAAGTTGTTACAAAGGCAACACCTGGCGTTGGTAGAGGACCTGTAAAGATAACTCTTCCGCCTTGTGAAAGTACACCCGCTGAAAATGCCTGCTCAATCATATAGCAACTAAGCCTAGTGTCTTTACCAACAATGATAAGAGGTGTTTTCTTATTTTTATTCTTCTTTTGGAAATAAAATGTAACGGCACGGCCAAGGGCAGTTGCGATCTCAGGGACCATAGGATAAATATTTGCCTTACCTCTAATTCCATCTGTTCCAAATAATTTTCTTTCTGTCATTTTATCTACTCACTTTAATTATTTCGGGGTGTATTTTTAATAAATGAACATCCTCAGGAAGTTCTGCTCTTAGACGAATATCGGCACTTCTTCCCATATCAGAAGGGATTTCTGCATAAACCTTAACTTCACTCGCCTTTATATCATTTCGTCCTGTCGTTAGTACATCTAAAGAGACTTTTCTAATACGAGAGCGAAATTTTATATTAGGCGAAACAAATAGTATTGGAATATTCTTAAGCGTTAAGTTCGCCTTTTGAGGCCTAATATCATATTTGAAGTTAATTGTATCACTTTCACCATAACGAAGAAACTCTGGAAGATCTTCAAGTTGTATTGGAACCTCTCCTCGTCCAGATAACTCTGATAGATCAATCAGACGTGTCTTCACCTGCCCAACAGTTCTCATAATATCACGAGCACCTTCAATTTTAATTTTAGAGCGATTAATTGAAGAAGAAATAAGCTTAAGCTCCTTTGGCAGATTATTCATATAATTTACCTTTATCGGAACATTCTTATAGATCAGCTTATCTAATTTAATTGTTAAATGCTTTGGTTTAATATCCACAACTTCAACGCCAAATGGAACAATCAAATCAGTCTCACTAATTGAGTACTTAACTTGTTTTGTGGAGCGATTTACCTTCATCTTCTTTAAATCAACCTGTAGCTTCAAATGATCATCACCATGAAAGTCTTTCAAGAATGCACGGGCACCTTTTAAAGTTACGTGAATTTCATTTGCCGAAACAGAGGTAACATCCATACTTGTCGCAGGAAGAATCTCAAGGTTATATATTCTCTCCGTTGTAATTGGTTCAGAGTTTACAACATAGAACCATAAAAAGACGGCCAAAATAATACTTAGCAGAGTTAGTAGTTGATTTTGAATTAATTCAAATAGATTATTACTTTTAATTTTCTTTAACATCTTATGCCTGCCCTACGATTTGAGATTGTAGATCAAGTCTCTTTCCTGCCCACGCTTTCTTAAGCATCATGCGTAACTCATTTTCATTGTGTGAATAGAAGAACTGGCCATTAATACATAATTTAACCTTGCCTGTCTCTTCACTGACGATGATAACGATGGCATCAGACACTTCAGAAACCCCAAGGGCCGCACGGTGGCGTGTTCCAAAGTGGCGATCAATTTCAATATTTTTAGAAAGCGGCAGGAAGCAGCCTGCTGCCAAGATCTTTCCATCTCTCAAAATAATTGCACCATCGTGCAGTGGAGAGATTGTTTGAAAGATTGAGTAAATAAGATCTGAGTGAATGGTTGCATCGATAATCGTTCCAGTATCAATATAATTTTGGAGTCCATTCTTTCTTTCAATTACAATGAGAGCTCCAGTCCTCTCTTTTGAAAGGGCCGTTACACTTTTTATAACTTCTTCAATATCATAATTTACCGGAGAGCGATCAAAGAAGTTAAACATCTTCCTACCTGTCCCAACCGTTGCAAGAGCTGCTCGTAATTGATCTTGAAAGATAACGATGAAAATAATGAAGATATAATCAAAGAAGTGTTCGAGAATCCAGTTAACTGTATAGAGATTGTATTTAATCCCAAGAGTATAAAGAATAGCAAGGAAAACCATTCCAAGTAGAACTTGAATGGCCCTCGTCCCTTTTACGATCTTTAAAACCTGATAGATCATAAGAGCAACAATGCCCATGTCGAAGAAATCTTTAATACTTAATTGCTTTAGTAGCGTTGAAAATAATGTCATAATATATAAGTTGCTAAATATTTAAAATGTTTGGAGTTTAATGATGCCTATAAAAACGCAGATAGTAAACACATCAGGTGAAGGCTTTTACGACATAACTAAAGAGATCCGACAATGTCTTAGAGATCTGGCCCCACAAAATACTGATGGTATCCTAGTGTGTCAAATTCAGCACACCAGTGCCGCGTTGTGTATCAATGAGGCATTTGACCCAAGTGCAAAGCTGGACATGGAGAACTTTCTAAAGCATCTGGCACCAAGAAACCTCTCATTCATTACTCACACAGCAGAAGGAGCTGATGACTCGCCTTCTCATATGAAGTCAATACTTATGCAAACATCCCTTACATTGATCGTTGAAAGTGGTGAGCTAGATATTGGTCAATGGTCGGGAATATATCTTTGTGAATTTCGAGATGCCCCTCATATGAGGAAAGTGAAAGTGAAATTTCTTCAAGGCTAGAATCACAGAGGCCCTGAAAATCAGGGCCCTTGCTTTATATAGTTTTGTTTGTGTTTTATTAAATCAAATAGTTTAATGAATTATTTTGTTGATTCGTAGATTGCTTTGAATCCGTCGAAATCTCTTGCAGCGATTTCAGCAAGCATCTTTCTGTTGATTTCAACATTGTTCTTCTTAAGCTGTCCCATGAACTTTGAATAAGAAGTACCAAGAAGCTTAGCAGCTGCAGAAATACGTACGATCCAAAGTCTTCTCATATCTCTTTTAAGAAGTCTTCTACCGATGTATCTGTAGTGTAATGCTCTTTTTACTGTTTCAGAAGCGTGATAGTATTTAGTTCTTCTTGAAAAGTGAAAACCTTTCGCTAATTTAAGAACCTTATTTCTTCTCGCTCTTGCTTTAAAACCTCTTCTAACTCTAGACATAATTTACTCCATTTTTTTGACGTTTGGGGACCAAGTGAATGGTTCTTTCGTTCTTTCCCAAAAATCAGGTTAAAAAAACAATTTTGCCGATTTTAAGTTTCGACCAACTCAATCATTTTTGAATAGCTTGCGCTTAGAAAATTAAGCGTAAGGTAGACATCTCTTTACACGAGCAACATCTGAAGCGTGAACATAGTCAGTTTTACCTGCTCTTTTCTTTGCATCAGTTGGCTTCTTTTCAAGAATGTGTCTTAGGTTAGCTCTTTTTCTTTTGAACTTTCCGTTACCTACTGGCTTAAATCTTTTAGCTACAGCTCTTCTAGTCTTCATTTTTGGCATTTTATACTCCTTGAATTTTACTCACCTTAAGGTGAGTCGAGAATTCAACAAAATACAACAAAACTATAAGTGCATATTTTTATCAGGTTTAACCACTTAATGCAAAGAATAATCGATAAAATGAAAAAAAATATCAAGAACTTAGGATAGGAAAAGCATGAGTGCCCAACGTAAAATCGAGCACTTACAGTATTTTGACTACTTAGCTTTCTTAACTGGGGCAACGATTGTAATAATACGGTTCCCCATCATTTTAATAGGAGATTCGATTGCTGCACCAGCTTCTTCACAAACCCCATTTAGGATCGTTTCGAATTTCTCTTTCCCCATATCTTTATAGGCCATTTCACGACCTCTAAATTGCATAACAAATTTAACCTTGTCTCCACCTTCTAAGAACTTGTAGGCTCTTTTAAGCTTAGTTTCAAGATCATGCGCTTCAATATTTGGACGTAATTGAATTTCTTTTAGCTGAACCTTGGCCTGTTTCTTCTTAGCTTCAGCAGCTTTCTTTTGAAGAGCATACTTATACTTCCCATAGTCCATTAGCTTTACAACTGGTGGTTTAGCTGTTGGAGCAATCTCAATAAGGTCCACACCAAGTTCATCCGCAATTTCGCGAGCTCTATCAATAGATACAACCCCGTATTGTTCTTCATCACTCATTAGTCGACATTCAGAAATTCTAATTTGCTCGTTAATTCTTGGGCCTCTTTCTTTTCTTGGCCTTCCACCTCTAAAATTGTTGCTAATAAATCACCTCCGGAAATAAACCAATTATTAGCGAATCAGTTATTTTCAATAATTACAATTCTAATGGCTGACCACTAGGATTGCAAACATAACAAAAAATATACCCACAGTATACATTATTGAATGAGATATTTCTCATAAAAAGACAGATATTGTCCGCCGTGAGACGTAATTCTTATAAAATACTCCTCAGACAAGCAAAGATCAGTATATATATTCTTAATTCTTGTGTAATCCTTTAGCTTTTCAACTCCAAACTCACAACTTTCAAGCTCTCCAGCATGAAGATCAAAGCTCTCAAGATGTTTATTTTGAAGATTGCCAATCATTGGAACGCCAACTCTATAATTTTCTAGTTTATCATCAGCAAAAACAAAGAGTTCATCACTTTTAAAATGAATAAGTTGACCATGAACAATCTCAGACATAAGTCTTGCAGCATTCGCAAAAACTTTTGAAAAGTCTTCTTCCCAAGCACCCACGGCCAATCTGATATTTCCAATTTTTCGTTTAACTATCTTCGTTTCCATCATTTAATCCTTATGTCCTTCATCATCTGGTTCCATGTGAATTAAGATATCAACATCGCGACAATAATCTTTTAACATAACCCTTAAACGGTCTTCAACTGTGTGAGCAATATCATGGGCCTTTCCAAGAGAAAGGTCGGGCTCAAGAAGTAAATGAAAATCAATTTGCATCCAATTAGAGTTACCACGTGCACGAAAGTTATGAATGTCACGAACATGCTTTATATCTTCAAGTGACGAAATATATTTATCCTTTAAAATAGGGGCCACATCTAAAAGATCATTCAAATTTTCAAGAGTAATCTGAATCCCTAAGTAAATTAAATAAAGAATTATTAATCCACCAACAATATAATCAATTAAGTAAACTTCAAAGTAGGCAGCAACAATTGAGATCAAAACACCAAAGCTAATAATCATATCACCAAAAGTGTGACTACTATCTGCTGTTAATATTTGAGAATTTAGCTCTCGCCCTTTACGTCCTTCATAAGAAGAAACCCAATAACTCATTATTATCGAAATAATAATTGAAAAAACAGGGACAGGGCCAAATAGCCCATACTTTGTCTGCGTTCCCATGATGAGGTCATGATAATCAAGACCTAGTTTAATTGCCGAGCAAAAGAGCATAAAGGCAATGATTAATGCCCCAAGGTTTTCGAATTTATGATGGCCATAATTATGTCTACGGTCGCGTGGTTTTGAAGCTAGAGCGATTGTAACGATACCAAGTAGGTTTGATGTTCCATCAAAGGCAGACTCAATCCCAGATGAACGAAGAGAAATGAAGTTAAATTCGATACCTGCAAGAATCTTTACAAGAGCAACAGTTAAATTTAAAAAGAAAGTAATAATTAAAACTTTCTTGATTTCTTTTTCTCTCTTAGATAACTCTAGATGCAAGATATCTCCTATTTAAACAACTTTGAAGTTTAACTTCAGTTGATCTTTCAATGTTTTTTCAGTCGATTGGATAAACTCATCAAGCTTCACTCTATTTGTAATGACATAAGAGTTGTCCTCATAACCAAGAACTCCAATTTGTTCAAAATATGTAAGGGCAGTCTTCATAAGCTCAACATTCTGACTTTCAGCAAATCGAATAATACGTTGACTAAGGATTTCGGCCTTAAAAACATCAACAAAGCGCTTCATATAATCTGCCGCCTTAAAGTGATCGACTCCATCCTTTTGAAAACTCTCAAGAGTAAGGGCCGAAACAATGTAGGCCTCATTTATATACGTTAAACTACGTGCAAAAAGGCTAAGTTTTGAAGCAACTTCATATAAGTCTCTATTGGTAAATTCGATAGCATCTTGTAAATTTGTGATCTCTCTCCCAACAGCATTACTTAATATTCGAAGCGTTTTGGCATAGTATTCTTTTACCGTTGGTAGGTAGAACTCCATCTTAAGCATATCTCTTTGCTTAACAAAGAAGGCCTTAAGCTCATCAACATTATCAATTTCACCACTAAAAACATTGAACCAAGCTAATGAAATCGTCCAAGGGATGATAAAGTGGTGAACAATAGTATTCTTAAAAAACAAGAGTTCACCGCGACAATTTTTCTTAATTGCATAAAAAAGAGATGTACCTTCACTTTGGCCAATTACATCAACTTTGTTATTACCAATGAGAATATCCATAGCGCGACCAATGGAGTCTTCTAATTTATTCGGCCTTAATCCCTCTGTAAAAGGAATATCATACTGCTGGCAGTATTCTAAAATTGCCTGAGCTTTTAAAATAATATCATTCCACTTTAGTGCACCACTCGATTCATCTAATAAGATTAAGACTAAGAGGTTTGTAGGTGTAATTACCATCTGGTCCCCAACACTTCTAAAGCACTTAAAAGCAAGTTTTCTTACATTAAGCTTATTCTGTTCAGGATCATCTAGCTTATGAGCATATTGTGGTTTACCAAGCGAAATATGAATTTTGCCAAATTGATAGGCCATAAGTTTAAAGAGTCCAAACAGTTGTCCTGTCGATTCCTTCACTTTCTTTCCACCCATCATCTCTTTCGCTAGTGCCTTCTGCTCTGGAACATACTCATGAGCAATACTAACAGGAACGAATGCAAGTCCACGCTCTTTAGCGTCTGGAAGATGTGAGTGGGCCTCAAGTAGCATTTGATATAGGCCATACTTAGGGGGTCTAAGTTTCCCAGACCTCGTTCTTCCACCTTCAAAGAAGAACTCAATTGGCTCCTTGCGCTTTAAAAGAGCAAAGAGATATGCTTCCATCGTAAACTTATAGAGAATATCGTTTTGAAAACTTCTTCGAATAAAGAAGCAACCAGACTTTCTAAAGATCTTACCAATTGGAAAAATATTTAAATTATCACCACCAGCAACGTAGAGCATACGTTTATACTGCTTAAAGAACTTATAGTTGATTGCAATATAATCAGCATGAGACTGATGATTTGGTACAAGAACTACACTTGCCTCTTCTAAAAGAGCATTGAGATCTGTTCCATTTTCATTGAAGCTTACCCCATCATATAAACGAGGAAGAGTAGCATCAAAGAATTTTGCCATGGATTTAAGATATGACGGAGAATAGTCGGCCTTCATTTCATTAAAGTTGGCGACAACCTTCTTTTTTGTTTGAATTGGATTATCACTTTCTTTAATTCTTTTTATAAGTTTCGGATAACTTAATAAATCGTCAAGAACACTATTTCCCATACCTTAAGCCTTTCTTATCTTTTACCGTGTGGCTTACTTTCGGCCATACCCGATGATGACATTTCCATAAACAGTGCTGCTTCACTCATATTTAAAAGTTTATCAACACCAAGATAAGTCATTCCAGAACGAATTCCACCTGTTAATTCGTTGATAATTCCTTCAGTAGGACCTTTACAAGGAATCATAGTATCTACACCTTCAGCGGCCATACCTTTTGGAAGCTCTCCACGCCATGAAACTTGCGCGGCCTTCGAGGCCATCCCACGGTATTCTTTCATACCACCCTTAACTTCACCTGGAGTTTCAAGCGCTCCGGATAATAGAGAGCCGGCCATGCAAGAGCTGGCACCAGCACTAAGTGCTTTTACCATATCACCAGAGTTCTTAAGGCCACCATCAGCAATTACCGGCACACCTGCTTTTTGTGCTTCAGCAACACACATTGCAATGGCCGTTAATTGAGGAACGCCATGTCCAGTGATAATTCTTGTCGTACACATACTACCAGGTCCAATTCCAACCTTTACAGCATCTGCACCTTTATCAATCATACGCTTAACTCCATCGGGAGTTGCAACATTTCCTGCAATCACATCAATTTGCGGATAATTCTTTTTTATATACTCAAGAACTTCCATCATCATGATTGAATCACCATGTGCGATATCAACAGTAA of Bacteriovorax sp. BAL6_X contains these proteins:
- a CDS encoding pyridoxine 5'-phosphate synthase, translated to MTDKLIPRLGVNIDHVATLRQQRDEGYPSVANAAQDVLMAGADQITIHLREDRRHIQDTDLTSVMAVTKRFEKPLNLEIGCAKEIVEIAADFKPDWICLVPEKREEKTTEGGLDLSSANYDKVSQTMAYLREHSPKTKISLFVEASTEVMKKAIELKADAVEIHTGAFAIDFLKEGDLNPHLNSYVECFKALEGSAVAFHAGHGLTMESVRPLLERGLFAEYNIGHWIVSQAVFSGISNVTKDMLNLFRNHPVN
- a CDS encoding secondary thiamine-phosphate synthase enzyme YjbQ, whose amino-acid sequence is MMPIKTQIVNTSGEGFYDITKEIRQCLRDLAPQNTDGILVCQIQHTSAALCINEAFDPSAKLDMENFLKHLAPRNLSFITHTAEGADDSPSHMKSILMQTSLTLIVESGELDIGQWSGIYLCEFRDAPHMRKVKVKFLQG
- a CDS encoding tRNA (adenosine(37)-N6)-threonylcarbamoyltransferase complex ATPase subunit type 1 TsaE, translating into MFDYQDVRHWKKVYQSDISNIIVELKESLSDPSVVILDGPVGAGKTTFTNVFLGEDKSGSPTYSLINDCGDIVHADFYRLDSAEEIIHLELAMYLDEKKYFLVEWGKDYIRDIYRELSDDFNYFQLSIETNDKKEDEENASRNYFLKKIIF
- the glmM gene encoding phosphoglucosamine mutase → MTERKLFGTDGIRGKANIYPMVPEIATALGRAVTFYFQKKNKNKKTPLIIVGKDTRLSCYMIEQAFSAGVLSQGGRVIFTGPLPTPGVAFVTTSMRADAGVMISASHNDYDDNGIKLFDAHGFKLPDEVELELEELVLNPKLIPPKVGAEIGRAKRLEGVEGRYVVHVKSAIDEECDLTGMRVVVDCANGASYKVAPLVMSELGAEVFPLGVNPNGQNINLNCGSLHPTLASQEVVKLRADMGFCLDGDADRIQVIDKDGGLIKGDKLIGIFARLLLEQGKLQKGDTVVGTIMSNLGLENYLKKLGLKFHRTAVGDRYIMEYMRSENALLGGEPSGHIIFLEHATTGDGTLAALKSIEATYFFKKSINELSRDVELYPQVLKNVSVSQKKKVEEMPTFAAELKACEKELGEEGRVIFRYSGTEPLARVMVEGRCEDKINAVCDRLVSALKKEIA
- a CDS encoding YbbR-like domain-containing protein, producing MLKKIKSNNLFELIQNQLLTLLSIILAVFLWFYVVNSEPITTERIYNLEILPATSMDVTSVSANEIHVTLKGARAFLKDFHGDDHLKLQVDLKKMKVNRSTKQVKYSISETDLIVPFGVEVVDIKPKHLTIKLDKLIYKNVPIKVNYMNNLPKELKLISSSINRSKIKIEGARDIMRTVGQVKTRLIDLSELSGRGEVPIQLEDLPEFLRYGESDTINFKYDIRPQKANLTLKNIPILFVSPNIKFRSRIRKVSLDVLTTGRNDIKASEVKVYAEIPSDMGRSADIRLRAELPEDVHLLKIHPEIIKVSR
- the rplT gene encoding 50S ribosomal protein L20, with amino-acid sequence MSRVRRGFKARARRNKVLKLAKGFHFSRRTKYYHASETVKRALHYRYIGRRLLKRDMRRLWIVRISAAAKLLGTSYSKFMGQLKKNNVEINRKMLAEIAARDFDGFKAIYESTK
- the cdaA gene encoding diadenylate cyclase CdaA, which translates into the protein MTLFSTLLKQLSIKDFFDMGIVALMIYQVLKIVKGTRAIQVLLGMVFLAILYTLGIKYNLYTVNWILEHFFDYIFIIFIVIFQDQLRAALATVGTGRKMFNFFDRSPVNYDIEEVIKSVTALSKERTGALIVIERKNGLQNYIDTGTIIDATIHSDLIYSIFQTISPLHDGAIILRDGKILAAGCFLPLSKNIEIDRHFGTRHRAALGVSEVSDAIVIIVSEETGKVKLCINGQFFYSHNENELRMMLKKAWAGKRLDLQSQIVGQA
- a CDS encoding cysteine desulfurase family protein — its product is MKLINNYLYLDYNATAPLVKPVQDWLCEGAVYFGNPASIHQVGKKSKSLINQTIKKIQDTFNATKYDVFFHSGATEAINSVVKGFCFNALKAKESFHVFCFDVDHSSMVNQKEHVELLGGTFHVLRTHEGDFDRQEVVDALNEFKGEKLINFTYVNNENGVVWDLDEVLKVKEETGACVHVDCVQVVGKIKNWNQINLGLDYYTFSGHKFGALKGVGFTLVSKEASWTPLIRGGGQQKAMRSGTENAFSVHTINLALDYNLSHSNIERAQGVKDEIENWLIKNFGQKITIIGAKAKMRNATTIFFSVHDKNINTVMMALDMAGICASSGSACASGIIKPSRIAKAYGLSDQAATNVIRFSLSPFSQEVESIISKLDPVLSKFLS
- a CDS encoding ankyrin repeat domain-containing protein, whose amino-acid sequence is MNKSVIPIIIFLIGLATYISNESTKSVQEKYQEPTPINAIESPVAQKQAALQKKPEKAISKNEQANHNLLGALADEREDLIIQALNNGANPNLIFNNRHFTMAMDKSLNCNPNVLKALIKAGAYLELKDTHGKSAMDYAKRNGSPECIKILSDAGVN
- a CDS encoding Rrf2 family transcriptional regulator, with amino-acid sequence MRLTSKGRYAVRAMLDLTTHSNGNPVRLQEISERQNISLHYLEQLFRKLRNGQAVKSVRGPGGGYVLARSMEEITIKDVLECVGENINPAKDILGTEAEQASTVEFHLSKNYFQNLGFIMSEYLTTTSLGDLVRKSGEVESEVRGEETSNEQTTQTVEAATQNTSNESAFSEYASGIRSGLGEINQ